A part of Parvimonas micra genomic DNA contains:
- the rsxA gene encoding electron transport complex subunit RsxA: MGTILKILVASILVNNYVLGQFLGICPLIGVSNKVETAFGMGMAVTFVITISSAVTWIIQKTLLDTLGLEYLQTIVFILVIATLVQFVEMVLKKMSPNLYNALGVFLPLITTNCVVLGVAITNIQKEYNLLETIFNGLGASLGFLLAIVCLASIREKLEVTEVPKNLEGVPLTLITIGLMSLAFYGFAGLV; encoded by the coding sequence ATGGGTACAATATTAAAAATTTTAGTTGCATCAATTTTAGTAAATAACTATGTTTTGGGACAATTCTTGGGAATTTGTCCATTGATTGGTGTATCAAATAAAGTTGAAACTGCATTCGGTATGGGTATGGCGGTTACATTCGTAATTACAATTTCAAGTGCTGTAACTTGGATAATCCAAAAGACATTATTGGATACTTTAGGACTTGAATATTTACAGACAATCGTGTTTATACTTGTAATAGCGACTTTAGTACAATTTGTCGAAATGGTACTTAAAAAGATGAGTCCAAATCTCTATAATGCTTTGGGAGTTTTCTTACCACTTATAACAACAAACTGTGTAGTTTTAGGGGTTGCAATTACAAATATACAAAAAGAATATAATTTGTTAGAAACAATATTTAATGGTTTAGGAGCATCTCTTGGTTTTTTATTAGCCATTGTTTGCTTGGCTTCTATAAGAGAAAAATTGGAAGTAACAGAAGTTCCTAAAAATCTTGAAGGAGTTCCTCTTACATTAATTACCATTGGACTTATGTCTTTAGCATTTTATGGATTTGCGGGATTAGTATAG
- a CDS encoding peroxiredoxin: MACNLKFNGIDGEFSLDKFKGKKIVLYFYPKDNTSGCTLEAIQFSELKDEFEKLDAVIIGISKDSLASHKKFIEKHNLTVELVSDEDISIQKYFDVWKLKKMYGKEYMGTVRSTFILDDKGNILKEFRNVKAKDHAIKVLEALKEL, encoded by the coding sequence ATGGCTTGTAATTTAAAGTTTAATGGAATAGATGGAGAATTTTCTTTAGATAAGTTTAAAGGAAAAAAGATAGTATTATATTTTTATCCAAAGGATAATACTTCAGGTTGCACTTTGGAAGCTATTCAATTTAGCGAACTTAAGGATGAATTTGAAAAGTTAGATGCCGTTATTATCGGTATTAGTAAAGATTCTCTTGCCAGTCATAAGAAGTTTATTGAAAAACACAATTTAACTGTCGAGTTGGTTTCTGATGAAGATATTTCAATTCAGAAGTATTTTGACGTTTGGAAATTAAAGAAAATGTATGGAAAAGAGTATATGGGAACTGTTAGATCTACATTTATTTTGGATGACAAGGGAAATATTTTAAAAGAATTTAGAAATGTAAAAGCTAAAGACCATGCAATAAAAGTTTTAGAAGCATTGAAGGAATTATAA
- the sdaAB gene encoding L-serine ammonia-lyase, iron-sulfur-dependent subunit beta, which produces MKNYGLFDVIGPIMIGPSSSHTAGACRLGRIAKIIYARDIKKVIFHLHGSFKNTYQGHGTDRALVGGILGFDTDDERIRDSLNIAKSRGIDFSFVPMDLLFAHPNTVKTEFIDPNGESFYVIGSSIGGGAIEITNINGVDVKFGGVYNTIILKYNDRYGMIAQVSTILAENKINIGSLVMNREDGVASAIMEIDGGIDEMAIYRISKLPDMLECMILKPL; this is translated from the coding sequence ATGAAAAACTATGGACTTTTTGACGTTATTGGTCCTATAATGATTGGTCCATCAAGTTCTCATACTGCTGGAGCTTGTAGACTTGGACGAATTGCAAAAATTATTTATGCAAGAGATATAAAGAAAGTAATTTTTCATTTACATGGAAGTTTTAAAAATACATATCAAGGACATGGAACTGATAGAGCTTTGGTAGGTGGAATATTAGGATTTGATACTGATGATGAAAGAATTAGAGATTCTTTAAATATTGCAAAAAGTAGAGGAATAGATTTTTCCTTTGTTCCTATGGACTTGTTATTTGCACATCCAAATACAGTTAAAACTGAATTTATTGATCCAAATGGAGAGAGCTTTTATGTAATAGGCTCTTCAATTGGTGGTGGGGCCATTGAAATTACCAATATTAATGGGGTTGACGTTAAATTTGGAGGGGTGTATAATACAATAATCCTTAAATACAATGACAGATATGGAATGATTGCACAGGTAAGCACAATTTTAGCTGAAAATAAGATAAATATAGGCAGTTTAGTTATGAACAGAGAAGATGGCGTTGCATCTGCAATTATGGAAATTGACGGTGGAATTGACGAAATGGCTATTTATAGAATAAGTAAATTGCCGGACATGTTGGAATGCATGATTTTAAAACCGTTATAG
- a CDS encoding RnfABCDGE type electron transport complex subunit D, protein MDEKDLKVEVPSELEKGTDIDTKENEVVSENIEEVKEVATENVEETSTSEEIKKERPARERRERTPREARERSERPVRERKSRVVSDDVSTSSETVENSESGEEVKTERPVSERRERAPRESRERSERPVRERKSRVVSNDVSTSSETVENSESGEEVKTERPVSERRERAPREPRERSERPARDRRERSTETGNASEGRPTRERRERPARGGRNEEPQMKLFVGSSPHIRSEATVSTVMRDVVIALIPTLLAGIYFFGFRALLVTLVSVIFAVGSEYIYEKLTHRPITIKDYSAVITGMLLAFNVPVTIPYWMVALGSMFAIIIVKQLYGGLGMNFMNPALAARAALMASFPTAMANYVAPNSGISNLINSSTYSSLDATTFATPLSKGTQVNFLEAFIGVRGGCIGEVSTICLLIGAGYLLYRGVIQLRIPLVFISTTAVVLALTGTPIAKLPIQLLMGGLILGAFFMATDYVSAPVNRKAQIFFAIGCGIITALIRNFGNLPEGVSYSILFMNILTPLLEKYCVPKVFGEGRVKK, encoded by the coding sequence ATGGACGAAAAAGATTTAAAAGTTGAAGTCCCTTCTGAATTGGAAAAGGGAACAGATATAGATACAAAAGAAAATGAAGTTGTATCTGAAAATATTGAAGAAGTAAAAGAGGTTGCAACTGAAAATGTTGAAGAAACTTCTACTTCAGAAGAAATAAAAAAAGAAAGACCAGCAAGAGAAAGAAGAGAAAGAACTCCTAGAGAAGCTAGAGAAAGGTCAGAAAGACCTGTAAGGGAAAGAAAATCAAGAGTTGTCTCTGATGATGTATCAACAAGTTCTGAAACAGTAGAAAATTCAGAATCAGGAGAAGAAGTAAAAACAGAAAGACCTGTTAGCGAAAGACGTGAAAGAGCTCCTAGAGAATCCAGAGAAAGGTCAGAAAGACCTGTAAGGGAAAGAAAATCAAGAGTTGTCTCTAATGATGTATCAACAAGTTCTGAAACAGTAGAAAATTCAGAATCAGGAGAAGAAGTAAAAACAGAAAGACCTGTTAGCGAAAGACGTGAAAGAGCTCCTAGAGAACCTAGAGAGAGATCAGAGCGTCCTGCAAGAGATAGAAGAGAGAGATCAACTGAAACTGGTAATGCTTCAGAAGGAAGACCTACAAGAGAAAGAAGAGAAAGACCTGCAAGGGGTGGACGTAATGAAGAACCTCAAATGAAGTTATTTGTAGGATCGTCTCCTCATATAAGAAGTGAGGCAACGGTAAGTACCGTTATGAGAGATGTTGTTATAGCTTTGATACCAACTTTGCTTGCCGGAATTTATTTCTTTGGTTTTAGAGCATTATTAGTTACATTGGTATCAGTAATTTTTGCGGTGGGGTCAGAATACATTTACGAAAAATTGACACATAGACCAATTACTATAAAAGATTATTCAGCGGTAATTACCGGAATGCTTTTAGCTTTCAATGTACCGGTTACTATTCCTTATTGGATGGTTGCACTTGGAAGTATGTTTGCCATTATAATTGTTAAACAATTATATGGTGGACTTGGAATGAACTTTATGAACCCTGCACTTGCTGCAAGAGCTGCATTAATGGCGTCATTCCCAACAGCAATGGCAAATTATGTTGCGCCTAACTCAGGAATTTCAAATTTAATAAATTCCTCAACTTATTCTTCACTAGATGCTACAACTTTTGCTACACCTTTATCAAAAGGAACTCAAGTAAATTTTCTTGAAGCATTTATAGGTGTAAGAGGAGGCTGTATCGGCGAAGTTTCAACTATATGTTTATTAATCGGAGCCGGATATTTATTGTATAGAGGAGTTATTCAACTTAGAATTCCACTTGTATTTATATCCACAACTGCGGTTGTTTTAGCTCTTACAGGAACTCCTATAGCAAAATTGCCGATTCAACTTTTAATGGGTGGACTTATATTAGGGGCGTTCTTTATGGCTACTGATTATGTATCAGCTCCTGTTAATAGAAAGGCTCAAATATTTTTTGCTATTGGTTGCGGTATCATCACAGCACTTATAAGAAATTTCGGAAATTTGCCGGAAGGTGTAAGTTATTCAATTCTATTTATGAACATACTAACACCACTTTTGGAAAAATATTGTGTCCCTAAAGTTTTTGGAGAAGGGAGAGTTAAAAAGTAA
- a CDS encoding RnfABCDGE type electron transport complex subunit G: protein MKETIKLTVRLFLITAIAGFVLAFANSFTSPVIKAREKAQYEAALKEVFADADKFETVEEGKLNTIKTKIKNIEKIEIAKKSDKTVGYVFKTLGKNGYGGDISMLMAVNIENKTIVGFKVLKHSETPGLGSRVTTDEYAKSVVGNKVTEHLVKNLHPDADNDIQAITGTTISVNAVLNGLNAAIDALQELEK from the coding sequence ATGAAAGAAACTATTAAATTGACAGTCAGATTGTTTTTAATTACTGCAATTGCAGGTTTCGTTCTTGCATTTGCAAATAGTTTTACTTCTCCGGTTATTAAAGCAAGAGAAAAGGCTCAATATGAGGCAGCTTTAAAAGAGGTTTTTGCTGATGCAGATAAGTTTGAGACTGTTGAAGAAGGAAAACTTAATACAATAAAAACAAAGATAAAAAATATAGAAAAAATAGAGATTGCTAAGAAATCAGATAAAACTGTAGGCTATGTTTTTAAGACTTTAGGAAAAAATGGTTATGGTGGAGATATTTCAATGCTTATGGCTGTAAATATTGAAAATAAAACTATAGTTGGTTTCAAAGTTTTAAAACATAGCGAAACACCCGGACTTGGAAGCAGAGTAACAACTGATGAATATGCAAAAAGTGTTGTTGGAAATAAGGTTACTGAGCATCTAGTTAAAAATTTACATCCGGATGCAGATAATGATATTCAAGCGATAACAGGAACAACAATAAGTGTCAATGCGGTTTTAAACGGATTAAATGCCGCAATAGACGCATTACAAGAACTTGAGAAGTAG
- a CDS encoding DUF1292 domain-containing protein has product MEENKGCGCGCGCGCEEEMEAELLVFENEDGKEETFEVIGVFEVEEKEYIALQSQEDGSILLCKYIEKEDGEFEVEEIEDDEEFEKVSDAFDALVEEDDE; this is encoded by the coding sequence ATGGAAGAAAATAAAGGTTGTGGCTGTGGCTGTGGCTGTGGTTGCGAAGAAGAAATGGAAGCTGAATTATTAGTTTTTGAAAACGAAGATGGAAAAGAAGAGACTTTTGAAGTTATAGGAGTTTTTGAAGTTGAAGAAAAAGAATATATAGCACTTCAAAGTCAAGAAGATGGAAGTATCTTACTTTGCAAATATATAGAAAAAGAAGACGGAGAATTTGAAGTTGAAGAAATTGAAGACGACGAAGAATTCGAAAAAGTTTCTGATGCATTTGATGCTTTGGTTGAGGAAGACGACGAATAG
- a CDS encoding Cof-type HAD-IIB family hydrolase, translated as MLKAVCLDLDGTLLDDDKKISPRSFRLLDNLIGNGIEVVIATGRHFYMASGFLQPLKRDIMVCANNGAMSRFKESSKLVNVEYINNSKFLGVYNKALDCGMNPYVYVDSFVDGYHLAIKDGQPPKSHFEENIADKKIATDSIRYFSQIDMNSLETVLCIAFLDQKEKIDEFYGLFKDEHNLVKNRYFVPNGKKVLEFQSEKADKWVAITNYLKSKNIELSDVVSFGDEFNDKSMIKNSGIGFAMKNGIDELKSLTNNITEFTNNEDGVYFELKKLFKDVLGEKNGL; from the coding sequence ATGTTAAAAGCGGTTTGTTTAGATTTAGATGGAACTTTGTTAGATGATGACAAAAAAATATCACCACGGAGTTTTAGATTATTGGACAATTTAATTGGAAATGGTATAGAGGTTGTAATCGCTACAGGTAGACATTTTTATATGGCATCAGGCTTTTTACAACCTTTAAAGAGAGATATTATGGTATGTGCAAATAATGGAGCTATGAGTAGATTTAAGGAATCCAGTAAGTTGGTCAATGTTGAATATATAAATAATTCCAAATTCTTGGGAGTTTATAATAAAGCCTTAGATTGTGGAATGAATCCTTATGTTTATGTGGATTCTTTTGTCGATGGCTATCATCTCGCTATAAAAGACGGGCAACCTCCAAAAAGTCATTTTGAAGAAAATATTGCAGACAAAAAGATTGCCACAGATAGTATTAGATATTTTAGTCAAATTGATATGAATTCTTTAGAAACTGTTTTATGTATAGCATTTTTAGATCAAAAGGAAAAGATTGATGAGTTCTACGGATTATTCAAGGATGAACATAATTTGGTTAAAAATAGGTATTTTGTTCCAAATGGGAAAAAAGTTTTGGAATTTCAATCTGAAAAAGCGGATAAATGGGTTGCTATAACTAATTATCTTAAGAGCAAGAATATTGAACTTTCGGACGTTGTATCTTTTGGTGATGAGTTTAATGATAAATCTATGATTAAAAATTCGGGAATTGGTTTTGCGATGAAAAATGGAATTGATGAATTAAAGTCTTTGACCAACAATATTACCGAATTTACAAATAATGAAGATGGAGTATATTTCGAGTTGAAAAAATTATTTAAAGATGTTTTAGGAGAAAAAAATGGCTTGTAA
- a CDS encoding TIGR01212 family radical SAM protein (This family includes YhcC from E. coli K-12, an uncharacterized radical SAM protein.), which yields MLEEDFYRTYSKYLKDIYGEKVYKLPVKLNLSCPNRDGNIATGGCIFCGEEGGSFENCNISMSVEEQVLRNKSYISKKYNAKKFIVYFQNFTNTYLGMEDFKKMIEDSVVDEDIIGISLSTRPDCILEEQLLFLKNFQKNRNLEIDFELGLQTVNYRTLIKLNRGHTLAEFINAVNLIHKFGFRVCTHIIVGLPWDDELDMVESAKILSALKVEEVKLHSLYIVKNTVLGEMYSKGEIELISKAKFIDLVISFLRNLDKKIVLQRLLGRVPEENSLFCNWNTSWWKIRDEILEKMDKNNFRQGDLFNNFEGVVKK from the coding sequence ATGTTAGAGGAAGATTTTTACAGAACCTATTCAAAATATCTTAAAGATATTTATGGAGAAAAAGTTTATAAACTACCTGTTAAATTGAATTTGAGCTGTCCAAATAGAGATGGTAACATTGCAACAGGTGGTTGTATTTTTTGTGGAGAAGAAGGCGGTTCTTTTGAAAATTGTAATATTTCCATGTCAGTAGAAGAACAAGTTTTGAGAAATAAGTCTTATATTTCAAAAAAGTATAATGCAAAAAAATTTATTGTCTATTTTCAAAATTTTACTAATACATATCTTGGAATGGAAGATTTTAAAAAGATGATTGAAGATAGCGTTGTTGATGAGGACATAATTGGGATTTCTCTGTCAACAAGACCAGACTGTATTTTAGAAGAGCAATTGTTATTTTTAAAGAATTTTCAAAAGAACAGAAATTTAGAAATAGACTTTGAGCTTGGATTACAGACTGTAAATTATAGAACTTTGATAAAACTCAACAGAGGTCATACTTTGGCTGAATTTATAAATGCTGTTAATTTAATTCACAAATTCGGCTTTAGAGTTTGTACTCATATTATTGTTGGGTTACCTTGGGATGATGAATTGGATATGGTAGAGTCTGCAAAAATTTTATCTGCTCTCAAAGTTGAAGAGGTTAAATTACATTCCCTATATATTGTAAAAAATACAGTTTTAGGAGAAATGTATTCAAAAGGTGAAATAGAATTAATAAGTAAGGCAAAATTTATTGACTTAGTTATTTCTTTTTTAAGAAATTTAGATAAAAAAATAGTTTTACAAAGACTGCTTGGTCGTGTTCCTGAAGAAAACAGTTTATTTTGTAATTGGAATACGAGTTGGTGGAAAATTAGAGATGAAATTTTAGAAAAAATGGATAAAAATAATTTTAGACAAGGAGACTTGTTTAATAATTTTGAAGGAGTTGTGAAAAAATAA
- a CDS encoding RnfABCDGE type electron transport complex subunit B: MSDIMIPVLLLSILGILFALILGFASKVFFVKVDEKVIQVRNELPGANCGACGFPGCDGLAKAIAEGTAGINACPVGGADLVARLAKLLGTEAGEVQRMVACVMCQGDKDFAKEKYIYTGIRDCRVNNSMQGGSKTCAYGCLGCGTCQDVCGFNAIDMINGIAVVNKENCTACNKCIEICPKNLIDLVPYEQTVMVKCKSFSAGNVVKNACKVGCIGCKMCARVYPEAFVIENNLAVLNYKHGLDEDLLLQAADKCPTNAIHPGLLKKMAEKVNEVA; encoded by the coding sequence ATGAGTGATATAATGATACCGGTTTTGTTACTTAGTATTTTAGGTATTTTATTTGCATTGATACTTGGATTTGCATCAAAAGTATTTTTTGTAAAAGTAGATGAAAAAGTTATACAAGTCAGAAATGAATTACCTGGAGCAAACTGTGGTGCTTGTGGATTTCCGGGTTGTGATGGTCTTGCAAAAGCCATTGCAGAAGGAACTGCAGGAATAAATGCTTGTCCTGTTGGTGGAGCTGACTTAGTTGCAAGGCTTGCAAAACTTTTAGGAACGGAAGCTGGCGAAGTTCAAAGAATGGTAGCTTGTGTAATGTGTCAAGGAGATAAAGATTTTGCAAAAGAAAAATACATATATACTGGCATTAGAGATTGTAGAGTAAACAACTCGATGCAGGGAGGAAGTAAGACTTGTGCTTATGGATGTTTAGGCTGTGGTACTTGTCAAGATGTTTGTGGGTTCAATGCAATAGATATGATAAATGGGATTGCAGTTGTAAATAAAGAAAATTGTACAGCTTGTAATAAATGCATAGAAATCTGTCCAAAGAACTTAATTGATTTAGTTCCTTATGAACAAACAGTTATGGTAAAATGTAAGAGCTTTTCAGCCGGAAATGTTGTTAAAAATGCTTGTAAAGTTGGATGTATTGGCTGTAAAATGTGTGCAAGAGTATACCCTGAAGCATTTGTTATCGAAAACAATTTGGCTGTTCTAAATTACAAACATGGTTTAGATGAAGATTTACTTTTACAAGCTGCGGATAAATGTCCTACAAATGCAATTCATCCGGGACTATTAAAGAAAATGGCTGAAAAAGTAAATGAAGTAGCATAG
- the sdaAA gene encoding L-serine ammonia-lyase, iron-sulfur-dependent, subunit alpha, whose translation MISSGAQLLRLCKEKNKKISEIALELQLEEMDITKEELLKMLRETYEVMKASASDVITNDKINPFKITGGNAKKILRYAQSGKSILGESMVTAIARGFSTSELNAGMGKIVAAPTAGGAGILPGSLSWIQDKYNFTDDEMLMALLVSGTIGRIIATNATISGAEGGCQAECGAATAMSAAAIVELHGGTPKQSLIAASFAMLMVLGLVCDPVAGLVEFPCALRNGSGTINALVASDIALAGVECIVPFDEVVQAMYEVGNALPETLRETALGGCAACPSAKKMECKVFPNRLS comes from the coding sequence ATGATTTCTTCAGGAGCACAATTATTACGATTATGTAAAGAAAAAAATAAAAAAATTAGTGAAATTGCATTAGAACTTCAACTGGAAGAAATGGATATAACAAAAGAAGAACTCTTAAAGATGCTTAGAGAAACTTATGAAGTAATGAAAGCATCTGCATCGGACGTTATAACTAATGATAAAATCAATCCATTTAAAATAACAGGTGGAAATGCAAAGAAAATTTTAAGATATGCACAAAGTGGGAAAAGTATTTTGGGAGAGTCAATGGTGACTGCGATTGCTAGAGGTTTTTCAACTTCAGAATTAAATGCTGGTATGGGAAAAATCGTAGCTGCACCGACTGCAGGAGGCGCAGGAATTTTACCGGGAAGTCTTTCTTGGATTCAAGATAAATATAATTTTACTGATGATGAAATGCTGATGGCGCTTTTAGTTTCCGGAACAATTGGGAGAATTATTGCTACAAATGCGACAATTTCCGGAGCAGAGGGCGGTTGCCAAGCAGAATGCGGAGCGGCAACTGCAATGAGTGCAGCAGCAATTGTAGAATTGCATGGCGGAACTCCCAAACAATCTTTGATAGCTGCATCTTTTGCAATGCTTATGGTATTAGGTTTGGTTTGTGATCCGGTTGCAGGACTTGTAGAATTTCCTTGTGCACTTAGAAATGGTTCAGGAACAATTAATGCATTGGTAGCAAGTGATATTGCACTTGCGGGGGTTGAATGTATAGTGCCTTTTGACGAGGTGGTTCAAGCTATGTATGAAGTTGGAAATGCCTTACCTGAAACACTGAGAGAAACAGCTTTAGGTGGATGTGCTGCTTGTCCATCCGCAAAAAAAATGGAATGTAAAGTATTTCCAAATAGATTAAGTTAA
- the rsxE gene encoding electron transport complex subunit RsxE: protein MKLKKIFFDGIFSNNPVLVQLVGMCSVLAVTTSVVNAIGMGSSVIFVVTCSNIVISSLRKFIPDKVRIPAYVVIIATFVTLVQMFLSAYIPALYDSLGLFIPLIVVNCLILARAESFASKNTVFSSMIDGIGQGIGFTCALIVLASVREILGNGTWLGFPILGKSYVSIGVITQAPGAFIILGLLVAGFNMLSRKVNAKKEGGN, encoded by the coding sequence ATGAAATTAAAAAAGATTTTCTTTGACGGTATATTTTCAAATAACCCTGTACTTGTTCAACTTGTTGGGATGTGTTCCGTATTAGCTGTAACAACAAGCGTTGTAAATGCAATAGGTATGGGTTCATCAGTAATATTTGTAGTAACTTGTTCAAACATTGTAATTTCGAGCCTTAGAAAATTTATTCCGGATAAAGTGAGAATACCCGCTTATGTAGTAATTATAGCTACATTCGTAACATTGGTACAAATGTTTTTATCAGCTTACATACCTGCATTATATGATAGTTTGGGACTTTTTATACCACTTATAGTAGTAAACTGTTTAATCTTAGCAAGAGCGGAGTCATTTGCATCAAAGAATACAGTTTTTTCATCAATGATAGATGGAATTGGACAAGGAATTGGTTTCACTTGTGCATTGATTGTACTAGCAAGTGTTCGTGAGATTTTGGGTAATGGAACTTGGTTAGGATTTCCAATTCTTGGAAAAAGTTATGTAAGTATAGGTGTTATTACACAAGCTCCGGGAGCATTTATTATTCTGGGACTTTTGGTAGCAGGATTTAATATGTTAAGTAGAAAAGTTAATGCTAAAAAAGAAGGAGGTAACTAA
- the rsxC gene encoding electron transport complex subunit RsxC, translating into MSVNTFKGGKHIHDFKELTNSKPINFGFVPKIVTIPLSQHSGAPATCLVSKNDLVKVGQKIGEASAFISANVHSSVSGKVKSIDEIMTATGVVCQGVTIENDGLDELGYEEKNLTIDEVSATDIIDAIKEAGIVGLGGAGFPTHVKLTAREGQITDYIIINCAECEPYLTSDQLMMELYPEKVVMGLLLAMKAMGAKKGILGIEDNKPLAIDKLKEASKSYPEVTVSVVKTKYPQGDQKRLIQATTGVVVPSGASTSAVGIRVVNANTAIAINDAVLHGKPLYEKLVTMTGHALKEPQNVMVRVGSKVSDIVEFIGGYSSEPGKIISGGPMMGETQYTPNVTTGKAMGGLLFMTQEESAPKAVSPCIRCGRCVDICPVYLQPLYLQLYTLKNRVGEAEKLHLMDCIECGSCSYICPSNRPLVETIRLGKAEVRKQGKGKRE; encoded by the coding sequence GTGAGTGTGAATACTTTTAAAGGTGGAAAGCATATCCATGACTTTAAAGAGTTGACTAATTCGAAACCTATTAATTTTGGTTTTGTACCAAAGATAGTAACCATACCTCTATCACAACACTCAGGGGCACCCGCTACTTGTTTGGTTAGCAAAAATGATTTAGTAAAAGTTGGACAGAAAATTGGTGAAGCATCAGCTTTTATTTCTGCAAATGTACATTCAAGTGTTAGTGGGAAAGTTAAATCTATTGATGAGATTATGACTGCGACAGGTGTTGTGTGTCAAGGAGTAACTATCGAAAATGACGGTTTGGATGAATTGGGATATGAAGAAAAGAATTTAACTATTGATGAAGTAAGCGCAACAGACATAATAGACGCCATAAAAGAAGCCGGAATTGTCGGACTTGGAGGCGCAGGATTTCCTACTCATGTTAAGTTGACAGCTAGAGAAGGACAAATTACAGACTACATAATAATAAACTGCGCTGAATGTGAGCCATATTTAACAAGTGATCAACTTATGATGGAATTATATCCTGAAAAAGTTGTTATGGGACTTTTACTTGCAATGAAGGCAATGGGAGCGAAAAAAGGTATTTTAGGTATTGAAGATAATAAACCGCTTGCTATTGATAAATTGAAAGAAGCGTCAAAGTCTTATCCTGAGGTAACTGTAAGTGTTGTAAAGACTAAATATCCTCAAGGAGATCAAAAAAGACTTATTCAAGCTACAACAGGAGTAGTTGTACCTTCAGGAGCTTCTACTTCTGCAGTTGGTATAAGAGTAGTAAATGCCAATACTGCCATTGCAATTAATGATGCTGTCTTACATGGGAAACCACTATATGAAAAGTTGGTTACTATGACGGGTCATGCACTAAAAGAACCACAAAATGTTATGGTTAGAGTAGGATCAAAAGTTTCAGATATTGTAGAATTTATTGGAGGGTATTCAAGTGAACCGGGAAAAATTATTTCCGGCGGCCCAATGATGGGTGAAACACAATATACTCCTAATGTTACTACAGGAAAGGCTATGGGTGGACTACTTTTTATGACTCAGGAAGAAAGCGCACCTAAAGCTGTAAGTCCTTGCATAAGATGTGGTAGATGTGTTGATATTTGTCCTGTGTACTTACAGCCTTTGTATTTACAGCTATATACCTTGAAAAATCGAGTTGGAGAGGCGGAAAAATTACATTTAATGGACTGTATTGAATGTGGTTCTTGCTCATATATTTGTCCGTCAAACAGACCTTTAGTTGAAACTATCAGACTCGGAAAAGCTGAAGTTAGAAAACAAGGCAAAGGAAAGAGAGAATAA